A section of the Canis lupus baileyi chromosome 5, mCanLup2.hap1, whole genome shotgun sequence genome encodes:
- the LOC140633429 gene encoding calmodulin-like protein 3, whose product MADQLSEEQVAEFKEAFCLFDKDGDGAITTQELGTVMRSLGQNPTEAELRDMVGEIDRDGNGSVDFPEFLGMMARQLKGRDSEEQIREAFRVFDKDGNGLVSAAELRHVMTRLGEKLSDEEVDEMIRAADVDGDGQVNYEEFVHMLVSK is encoded by the coding sequence ATGGCTGACCAGCTGAGCGAGGAACAGGTGGCCGAGTTCAAGGAGGCCTTCTGCCTGTTTGACAAGGACGGGGACGGGGCCATCACCACCCAGGAGCTGGGCACCGTCATGCGCTCCCTGGGCCAGAACCCCACGGAGGCCGAGCTGCGGGACATGGTGGGCGAGATCGACCGGGACGGCAACGGCTCCGTGGACTTCCCCGAGTTCCTGGGCATGATGGCCAGGCAGCTGAAGGGCAGGGACAGCGAGGAGCAGATCCGCGAGGCCTTCCGCGTCTTCGACAAGGACGGCAACGGCCTGGTGAGCGCGGCCGAGCTGCGGCACGTGATGACCAGGCTGGGGGAGAAGCTGAGTGACGAGGAGGTGGACGAGATGATCCGGGCCGCCGACGTGGACGGGGACGGGCAGGTGAACTACGAAGAGTTCGTCCACATGCTGGTGTCCAAGTGA